The following proteins are co-located in the Mesorhizobium australicum WSM2073 genome:
- a CDS encoding NADPH-dependent FMN reductase: MAIHKVGYLIGSLAQASINRKLAKALVQLAPPELEMTEIGFKDLPLYSYDYDANFPPAAQAFKKAIASVQAVLFVTPEYNRSIPGGLKNAIDWASRPHGKNSFARKPSAVIGTSPGAIATAVAQQSLRSVLSFCNSPQMNAPEAYIQFTPGLITDDGEVTVESTEDFLRNYMAEFHMFIARVLQVLPPDA; the protein is encoded by the coding sequence ATGGCCATACACAAGGTCGGTTATCTCATCGGCAGCCTTGCCCAGGCATCCATCAACCGCAAGCTCGCGAAGGCGCTTGTTCAACTTGCCCCTCCCGAGCTCGAAATGACGGAAATCGGCTTCAAGGATCTGCCTCTCTACAGTTACGACTACGACGCCAATTTCCCGCCGGCCGCCCAGGCTTTCAAAAAGGCGATCGCCTCCGTCCAGGCCGTGCTGTTCGTCACCCCGGAGTATAATCGCTCGATCCCCGGCGGACTGAAGAACGCGATCGACTGGGCCAGCCGCCCCCACGGCAAGAATTCATTCGCGCGCAAACCGTCGGCCGTCATCGGAACATCGCCGGGCGCGATCGCGACCGCTGTCGCCCAACAAAGCCTCCGCAGCGTGCTGAGTTTCTGCAACTCACCGCAGATGAATGCGCCCGAAGCCTATATCCAGTTCACGCCGGGACTGATCACGGATGACGGCGAGGTGACGGTTGAATCCACTGAGGATTTCCTGCGCAATTACATGGCTGAGTTCCATATGTTCATAGCGCGGGTGCTTCAGGTTCTGCCGCCGGACGCATAG
- the nusB gene encoding transcription antitermination factor NusB → MSEPASPGQPAVRHANKRGAARLAAVQALYQMDVAGSGVFEITAEYEAFRLGKEVDGALYREADAQWFRAILTGVVENQKTIDPIIRQALTDDWPLSRLDSTLRAILRAGVYELMKREDVPVAVIVTEYVDIAKAFYEEDEPKLVNAVLDRVSRRVRGEGRGKDAS, encoded by the coding sequence GTGAGCGAACCCGCTTCGCCCGGACAGCCCGCGGTGCGCCACGCCAACAAGCGCGGCGCTGCCCGTCTGGCCGCCGTGCAGGCGCTCTATCAGATGGATGTCGCCGGCAGCGGCGTGTTCGAGATCACCGCCGAGTACGAGGCGTTCCGTCTCGGCAAGGAAGTCGACGGCGCGCTCTATCGCGAGGCGGACGCGCAGTGGTTTCGTGCCATCCTGACCGGGGTCGTCGAGAACCAGAAGACCATCGATCCGATCATCCGCCAGGCCCTGACCGACGACTGGCCGCTGTCGCGCCTCGATTCGACGCTCCGTGCCATTCTGCGCGCGGGCGTCTACGAACTGATGAAGCGCGAGGACGTTCCTGTCGCGGTCATCGTCACCGAATATGTCGACATCGCCAAGGCCTTCTACGAGGAAGACGAGCCGAAGCTGGTCAATGCCGTGCTCGACCGCGTGTCACGCCGGGTGCGTGGCGAGGGACGCGGCAAGGACGCTTCGTGA
- the ribH gene encoding 6,7-dimethyl-8-ribityllumazine synthase has protein sequence MAGTSQHGKAFIRPKKKAHLLVIEARFHDDLADALLDGATSALDEAGATYDVVTVPGSLEIPAVITFALDGMAEGGTGYDGFVALGTIIRGDTYHFDIVANESSRALMDLSVQDSVCIGNGILTTENDAQAWTRAKRSEGDKGGFAARAALTMIALKEQLGAQS, from the coding sequence ATGGCTGGCACATCCCAACACGGCAAGGCGTTCATTCGTCCCAAGAAGAAGGCTCACCTCCTCGTCATCGAGGCGCGCTTTCACGACGACCTTGCCGACGCACTGCTCGATGGCGCGACAAGCGCACTCGACGAAGCGGGCGCGACTTACGACGTCGTCACTGTTCCCGGTTCGCTTGAAATTCCCGCGGTGATCACCTTCGCGCTCGACGGCATGGCCGAAGGCGGGACGGGCTATGACGGCTTTGTCGCACTCGGCACCATTATCCGTGGCGATACCTATCATTTCGACATCGTCGCCAATGAATCCAGCCGTGCGCTCATGGACCTGTCCGTGCAGGACTCGGTCTGCATCGGCAACGGTATCCTGACCACCGAGAACGATGCGCAGGCGTGGACGCGGGCCAAGCGCTCCGAAGGCGACAAGGGCGGCTTTGCCGCGCGCGCGGCGCTGACCATGATCGCGTTGAAGGAACAACTGGGAGCGCAATCGTGA
- the glyA gene encoding serine hydroxymethyltransferase — MATAAAASNKFESFFETTLEDADPEIFGAIRNELGRQRHEIELIASENIVSRAVLEAQGSIMTNKYAEGYPGKRYYGGCQFVDVAEELAIERAKKLFGCNFANVQPNSGSQMNQAVFLALLQPGDTFMGLDLNSGGHLTHGSPVNMSGKWFKVVSYGVRKDDHLLDMDAIEKTAHETKPKLILAGGTAYSRIWDWKRFREIADAVGAYLMVDMAHIAGLVAGGVHPSPLPHAHVVTTTTHKSLRGPRGGMILCNDEDIAKKMNSAVFPGLQGGPLMHVIAAKAVAFGEALKPSFKVYAESVAANAKALASSLKETGLDIVSGGTDNHLMLVDLRPKNATGKRAEAALGRANITCNKNGIPFDPEKPFVTSGVRLGTPAGTTRGFGQAEFREIGKLIAEVLDGLKVANSDEGNAAVEAAVKAKVVALTDRFPLYPYLG, encoded by the coding sequence ATGGCAACAGCAGCGGCGGCGTCCAACAAATTCGAATCCTTCTTCGAAACCACTTTGGAAGATGCCGATCCGGAGATCTTCGGCGCCATCCGCAACGAGCTCGGTCGCCAGCGCCACGAGATCGAACTGATCGCCTCCGAAAACATTGTCTCGCGGGCCGTGCTCGAGGCGCAGGGGTCGATCATGACCAACAAATATGCCGAGGGCTATCCGGGCAAACGCTACTATGGCGGCTGCCAGTTCGTCGACGTGGCCGAGGAACTGGCCATCGAGCGTGCCAAAAAACTGTTCGGCTGTAACTTCGCCAACGTCCAGCCGAATTCCGGCAGCCAGATGAACCAGGCGGTGTTCCTGGCGCTGCTGCAGCCCGGCGACACTTTCATGGGCCTCGACCTAAATTCCGGCGGCCATCTCACCCATGGCTCGCCGGTCAACATGAGCGGCAAGTGGTTCAAGGTCGTCTCCTATGGCGTGCGCAAGGACGACCATCTGCTCGACATGGATGCCATCGAAAAGACCGCGCACGAGACCAAACCGAAGCTGATCCTGGCCGGCGGCACAGCCTATTCGCGCATCTGGGACTGGAAGCGTTTTCGCGAGATCGCCGACGCCGTCGGCGCCTATCTGATGGTCGACATGGCGCACATTGCGGGCCTCGTTGCCGGCGGTGTGCATCCCTCGCCCCTGCCGCACGCCCATGTGGTGACGACCACCACGCACAAATCGCTGCGCGGCCCGCGCGGCGGCATGATCCTCTGCAACGACGAGGATATCGCCAAGAAGATGAACTCGGCGGTGTTCCCCGGCCTGCAGGGCGGACCGCTGATGCATGTCATCGCCGCCAAGGCGGTGGCCTTCGGGGAAGCATTGAAGCCAAGCTTCAAGGTCTATGCCGAAAGCGTCGCCGCCAACGCCAAGGCGCTTGCCTCCAGCCTCAAGGAAACGGGCCTCGACATCGTCTCCGGCGGCACCGACAACCACCTGATGCTGGTTGATCTCAGGCCTAAGAACGCCACCGGCAAGCGCGCCGAGGCGGCCCTTGGCCGCGCCAACATCACCTGCAACAAGAACGGCATCCCCTTCGATCCAGAGAAGCCCTTCGTTACCTCTGGCGTGCGGCTCGGCACGCCCGCCGGCACCACGCGCGGCTTCGGCCAGGCCGAGTTCCGCGAGATCGGCAAGCTGATCGCCGAGGTGCTGGATGGGCTCAAGGTCGCCAATTCCGACGAAGGCAATGCCGCGGTCGAGGCGGCGGTCAAGGCCAAGGTCGTCGCATTGACCGATCGATTCCCCCTCTATCCCTATCTCGGTTGA
- the nrdR gene encoding transcriptional regulator NrdR: protein MRCPYCQSEDTQVKDSRPAEDGAAIRRRRVCPDCGGRFTTFERVQLRDLVVVKKSGRKVPFDRDKLLRSVEIAVRKRNVDPERIDRAVTGIVRQLESSGETEVASGEVGRLVMDALKSLDDVAYVRFASVYRNFREAKDFHELLGELKGDEEKSEEDAG, encoded by the coding sequence ATGCGCTGTCCCTATTGCCAGTCCGAAGATACGCAGGTGAAGGATTCGCGCCCCGCCGAGGATGGCGCGGCGATCCGCCGGCGGCGTGTCTGCCCCGATTGCGGCGGCCGTTTCACGACGTTCGAGCGCGTGCAGTTGCGCGACCTCGTCGTGGTCAAGAAGTCGGGACGAAAAGTGCCGTTCGACCGCGACAAGCTGTTGCGCTCGGTCGAGATCGCGGTGCGCAAGCGCAATGTCGATCCCGAGCGCATCGATCGCGCGGTGACCGGGATCGTGCGCCAACTGGAAAGCTCCGGCGAAACGGAAGTGGCCTCGGGCGAGGTCGGCCGGCTGGTCATGGATGCGTTGAAATCGCTCGACGATGTCGCCTACGTGCGCTTCGCCTCGGTCTATCGCAATTTCCGTGAGGCCAAGGATTTCCACGAGCTGCTCGGCGAGCTGAAGGGGGACGAGGAAAAGAGCGAAGAGGACGCCGGCTGA
- the ldtR gene encoding transcriptional regulator LdtR, which yields MINSRPAAKTANVSDDRREAIRSLYMESLQLVERLHRRLLDVIKDEFDRNGRSDINAIQALLLFNIGNSELTAGELRSRGYYLGSNVSYNLKKLVDLGFINHQRSRIDRRSVRVSLTPKGNEVADVVAGLYERHVGSIEQVGGINTDEFKQMNRALQRLDRFWNDTIAYRM from the coding sequence ATGATCAATTCGCGTCCGGCGGCGAAGACCGCCAACGTTTCCGACGATCGCCGCGAGGCTATCCGTTCCCTGTACATGGAATCGCTGCAGCTGGTCGAGCGCCTGCACCGCCGTCTGCTTGATGTCATCAAGGACGAATTCGACCGCAACGGCCGCTCCGACATCAACGCCATCCAGGCGCTGCTGCTCTTCAACATCGGCAATTCCGAGCTGACCGCCGGCGAACTGCGCTCGCGTGGCTATTATCTCGGCTCCAACGTTTCCTACAATCTGAAGAAGCTGGTCGATCTCGGCTTCATCAATCACCAGCGCTCGCGCATCGACCGCCGTTCGGTCCGTGTCTCGCTGACGCCGAAAGGCAATGAAGTGGCAGACGTGGTTGCCGGTCTCTATGAGCGCCATGTCGGCTCGATCGAACAGGTCGGCGGCATCAACACCGACGAGTTCAAGCAGATGAACCGCGCTTTGCAGCGCCTCGACCGCTTCTGGAACGACACGATTGCCTACCGGATGTAA
- a CDS encoding MFS transporter, whose amino-acid sequence MTAIAVEAGKEARRTALILAASQAIIGSAAPIAISMGALAGQYLLGADKSLATAPITGFNLGVALGALPAAAIIRWLGQRGGFMTGTVVTALGGLVATLALFHGSFWLFAFALLVIGVGGAFVQQFRFAAADNAPPAFKARAISFVLAGGIITAILGPQIVIFTRELFAPVMFAGSFASILPLAVVGAVILSFLRLPSRTASKVDVADGDARPLSEIVTKPRFVAALFCAVGSYALMSFVMTGAPLAMVGCGLSEDDATLGISWHVMAMFGPSFFTGSLIHRFGAERIVAIGLLLLIGCAVVALSGLALWQFWTALILLGLGWNFSFIGATAMVAASYHPSEKGKVQGFHDFVLFGSVACASLMSGMVYNAWGWTMLNWMIFPVAALCFVALGALKITSLRPA is encoded by the coding sequence GTGACCGCCATCGCCGTCGAGGCGGGCAAGGAGGCGCGGCGCACCGCGCTGATCCTCGCCGCCTCGCAGGCGATCATCGGCTCGGCGGCTCCCATCGCCATTTCCATGGGCGCGCTGGCCGGGCAATATCTGCTCGGCGCCGACAAATCCCTGGCGACCGCGCCGATCACCGGCTTCAATCTCGGTGTGGCGCTAGGCGCCTTGCCCGCGGCCGCCATTATCCGCTGGCTGGGGCAGCGTGGCGGTTTCATGACCGGAACCGTGGTCACCGCGCTCGGCGGGCTGGTCGCCACCCTGGCTTTATTCCACGGCAGCTTTTGGCTGTTCGCGTTCGCGCTGCTCGTCATCGGTGTCGGCGGCGCCTTCGTCCAGCAGTTCCGTTTTGCCGCGGCCGACAACGCGCCGCCGGCGTTCAAGGCCCGCGCCATCTCCTTCGTGCTCGCCGGTGGCATCATCACCGCCATCCTCGGGCCGCAGATCGTCATCTTCACGCGCGAATTATTCGCACCAGTCATGTTTGCCGGTTCCTTCGCCTCGATCCTGCCGCTGGCGGTTGTCGGCGCCGTCATCCTGTCGTTCCTTCGTTTGCCGTCGAGGACCGCGAGCAAGGTGGACGTTGCCGACGGCGATGCCCGACCCCTTTCCGAAATCGTCACCAAGCCGCGTTTCGTCGCGGCGCTCTTCTGCGCCGTCGGCAGCTATGCGCTGATGAGTTTCGTCATGACCGGCGCGCCGCTCGCCATGGTGGGCTGCGGCCTGTCGGAGGACGATGCGACGCTGGGCATCTCCTGGCATGTCATGGCGATGTTCGGGCCGAGCTTCTTCACCGGCTCGCTGATCCATCGCTTTGGCGCCGAGCGCATTGTCGCCATCGGCCTGCTGTTGCTGATCGGCTGTGCCGTCGTTGCCTTGTCGGGCCTGGCGCTGTGGCAGTTCTGGACGGCGCTGATCCTGCTCGGCCTCGGCTGGAATTTCAGCTTCATCGGCGCCACCGCCATGGTGGCGGCCAGCTACCACCCTTCCGAAAAGGGCAAGGTGCAGGGCTTCCACGACTTCGTCCTGTTCGGCTCCGTCGCCTGTGCGTCGCTGATGTCGGGCATGGTCTACAACGCCTGGGGCTGGACCATGCTCAACTGGATGATCTTTCCCGTCGCCGCACTTTGCTTCGTGGCACTCGGCGCGCTGAAGATCACAAGCTTGCGGCCGGCTTGA
- a CDS encoding DUF6163 family protein codes for MSEVTSRRVILQPSTVEVIFAWFQRVIAGYCLLFGILYWIKLIGFYPGSLWRFDLMPVHWQVAAVMLAVFFPFAAAGLWMLASWGPVIWFICAVTETVMYAGFPELFGHRLLIIVSHACVALLYIVFRVVIYLQKRPARH; via the coding sequence GTGAGCGAAGTGACATCGAGACGCGTCATCCTGCAGCCCTCGACGGTCGAGGTGATCTTCGCCTGGTTCCAGCGCGTCATCGCGGGCTACTGCCTGCTGTTCGGCATCCTCTACTGGATCAAGCTGATCGGCTTCTATCCGGGCTCGCTGTGGCGGTTCGACCTTATGCCGGTGCATTGGCAGGTGGCGGCGGTGATGCTCGCCGTGTTCTTTCCCTTCGCCGCGGCGGGGTTGTGGATGCTGGCGTCCTGGGGTCCGGTGATCTGGTTCATCTGCGCGGTCACGGAGACGGTCATGTATGCCGGCTTTCCCGAGCTTTTCGGCCATCGTCTGCTGATTATCGTCTCGCATGCCTGCGTGGCGCTGCTCTATATCGTCTTTCGCGTCGTCATATACCTGCAGAAACGACCGGCACGGCACTAA
- a CDS encoding riboflavin synthase, which produces MFTGIVTDIGTVAAIKPLREGVGLRIDTAYDPETIAIGASISCGGVCLTVTALPDSGSNARWFEVEAWEEALRLTTASGWKSGTRINLERALKIGDELGGHIVSGHVDGTAEIVERRDEGDAVRFTLEAPRDLAKFIAPKGSVALDGTSLTVNRVEGTRFDVLLIHHSLTVTTWGERKAGDRVNLEIDTMARYAARLAEAAKEGL; this is translated from the coding sequence ATGTTTACCGGGATTGTCACCGATATCGGCACCGTGGCCGCCATCAAGCCGCTGCGGGAAGGGGTGGGACTGCGCATCGACACCGCCTATGATCCCGAGACCATCGCCATCGGCGCGTCGATTTCCTGCGGTGGCGTCTGCCTGACGGTCACGGCTTTGCCCGACAGCGGCTCGAACGCGCGCTGGTTCGAGGTCGAGGCCTGGGAGGAGGCGCTCAGGCTGACCACGGCGTCCGGTTGGAAGTCCGGCACCAGGATCAATCTGGAACGGGCGCTGAAGATCGGCGACGAGCTTGGCGGCCACATCGTTTCGGGCCATGTCGACGGCACCGCCGAGATCGTTGAACGCCGGGATGAGGGCGATGCGGTGCGCTTCACACTGGAAGCGCCGCGCGATCTGGCGAAATTCATCGCGCCGAAAGGCTCCGTCGCGCTCGATGGTACCTCGCTCACGGTCAACAGGGTCGAGGGCACCCGCTTCGACGTGCTTCTGATCCATCATTCGCTGACCGTCACCACCTGGGGCGAGCGCAAGGCAGGCGACCGCGTCAATCTCGAGATAGACACCATGGCCCGCTACGCTGCCCGGCTGGCGGAGGCCGCGAAAGAGGGGCTTTGA
- the ribD gene encoding bifunctional diaminohydroxyphosphoribosylaminopyrimidine deaminase/5-amino-6-(5-phosphoribosylamino)uracil reductase RibD: protein MAAPQRSEAEQAALDRRFMAAALRLSRKNAGRTSTNPSVGTLIVRDDGTGPMIVGTGVTAVGGRPHAETEALAEAGELARGATAYVTLEPCAHHGRTPPCANALVSAGIARVVGAASDPDPRVSGKGYAILREAGVEVVEKVLATEAAEQMAGYLIRSLRKRPEVILKLALSSDGKIGREGAGQVAITGDMARREVYLMRAEADAILVGIGTALEDDPALTVRLPGLENRSPARIVLDRQIRLPEGSKLVSGVDRVPLYVAACLEADPQRRAVLERAGVRFIGTETHEGGVALPELLEDLAALGMASVLVEGGAKVASAFLADGLVDRIVLFHGPEAIGQDGIASPVDADHVPVGFRKLREMRFGEDGYAEWIRDFQG from the coding sequence ATGGCAGCACCGCAACGCAGCGAGGCCGAACAAGCGGCCCTTGACCGCCGTTTCATGGCCGCGGCCTTGCGGCTGTCGCGCAAGAACGCCGGACGCACCTCGACCAACCCTTCCGTCGGCACGCTGATCGTGCGCGATGATGGGACCGGGCCGATGATCGTCGGAACCGGCGTCACCGCCGTCGGCGGCCGGCCGCACGCCGAGACCGAGGCGCTTGCCGAGGCCGGCGAACTCGCGCGTGGCGCCACCGCCTATGTCACGCTCGAGCCTTGCGCCCATCACGGCCGCACGCCGCCTTGCGCCAACGCGCTGGTCAGTGCCGGCATCGCGCGTGTCGTGGGTGCGGCCAGTGATCCCGATCCGCGGGTCTCCGGCAAGGGTTACGCCATCCTGCGCGAGGCCGGTGTCGAAGTGGTCGAAAAGGTCCTCGCCACGGAAGCTGCCGAACAGATGGCGGGCTATTTGATTCGCTCTCTGAGAAAACGCCCGGAAGTAATTCTGAAGCTTGCGCTTTCCAGCGACGGCAAGATCGGCAGGGAAGGCGCCGGCCAGGTCGCGATAACAGGCGACATGGCGCGCCGCGAAGTCTACCTCATGCGCGCCGAGGCGGACGCCATCTTGGTCGGCATCGGCACGGCGCTGGAAGATGATCCGGCGCTGACGGTGCGTTTGCCCGGACTGGAGAACCGCTCGCCGGCACGCATCGTGCTCGACCGCCAGATCAGGCTGCCGGAGGGCTCGAAGCTGGTGTCGGGCGTTGATCGCGTACCTCTTTACGTGGCGGCTTGCCTGGAGGCCGACCCGCAGCGCCGGGCCGTGCTCGAGCGCGCCGGCGTGCGCTTCATCGGTACGGAGACGCACGAGGGCGGCGTCGCGTTGCCGGAGCTGCTCGAGGATTTGGCGGCGCTTGGCATGGCAAGCGTGCTGGTCGAGGGCGGCGCCAAGGTGGCGAGCGCCTTCCTGGCCGACGGGCTGGTCGACCGCATCGTGCTGTTCCATGGTCCGGAAGCGATCGGCCAAGATGGCATTGCATCGCCTGTCGACGCTGACCATGTCCCGGTGGGTTTTCGCAAGCTGCGCGAGATGCGGTTCGGCGAAGACGGTTACGCCGAATGGATCAGGGATTTTCAGGGATAG
- a CDS encoding Na+/H+ antiporter: MDVAIFILVVLVFVALSGALVRLVRVPLPVLQIAIGAALAWPAKGLHVEIDPELFLLVFIPPLLFGDAFAAPKRELVALRGPILDLAIGLVFFTIVGFGYALHWLVPSIPLVVAFALAAVLSPTDAVAVSAIVDRNVVPSRLMHILEGESLLNDASGLVMFRFAVAAALTGSFSFAGASLSFLYAVAAGILAGVAALFIAAKALQLLNRIGGVPAEAQVLVMILLPFVAYLGAEHVGASGILAAVTAGLLTGASGMYRFLGVSARMQTLSLWATLTFVFNGALFILLGLQLPDVIRKVPPELSSRHWLIEPVATVLILTLCLIGLRFLWIWVGDIAQAIAARIGKRESEPFGFRVRLAGSVAGVRGAITLAGILSLPLALQDGSPFPARDVVIFLAAGVIICSLLIASLALPRIARGLVEPGKDPAAAEERRARVCAANAAIAMIESIANEAGEGEAVQARLAVADSIVAGYRRRIAASDEADEARAEAREAGRLELELRAAGIEAERAALRAMFRSQEINDHTMRALFSEITLTEALLKQRRDRK, translated from the coding sequence ATGGACGTCGCCATCTTCATTCTCGTCGTGCTCGTCTTCGTCGCGCTGTCGGGCGCGCTCGTCCGGCTGGTTCGGGTGCCGCTGCCGGTGCTGCAGATCGCCATCGGCGCGGCCCTTGCCTGGCCGGCCAAGGGCCTGCATGTCGAGATAGATCCGGAGCTTTTTCTGCTGGTGTTCATCCCGCCGCTCCTGTTCGGCGACGCCTTCGCGGCGCCCAAACGCGAACTCGTCGCCTTGCGCGGACCCATACTCGATCTCGCCATCGGGCTCGTCTTCTTCACCATTGTCGGCTTCGGCTATGCCTTGCATTGGCTGGTGCCGAGCATTCCGCTCGTCGTCGCATTCGCGCTGGCTGCCGTTCTGTCGCCGACCGACGCCGTGGCTGTGTCCGCGATCGTCGACAGGAATGTGGTTCCGTCCCGGCTGATGCACATATTGGAGGGCGAGTCGCTGCTCAACGACGCGTCGGGCCTGGTTATGTTCCGCTTTGCGGTGGCGGCGGCATTGACCGGCAGCTTCTCCTTCGCGGGAGCCTCGCTCAGCTTCCTCTACGCCGTCGCCGCCGGCATCCTGGCCGGTGTCGCGGCGCTGTTCATCGCCGCCAAGGCGCTGCAACTGCTCAACCGCATCGGCGGCGTGCCGGCCGAGGCGCAGGTTCTCGTCATGATCCTGCTGCCTTTCGTCGCCTATCTCGGCGCCGAGCATGTCGGCGCCTCGGGCATCCTGGCGGCGGTCACCGCCGGCCTGCTGACCGGGGCTTCTGGCATGTACCGCTTCCTCGGCGTGTCGGCGCGCATGCAGACCCTGTCGCTTTGGGCGACGCTCACCTTCGTCTTCAACGGCGCTCTGTTCATCCTGCTCGGCCTGCAGCTTCCCGACGTCATCCGCAAGGTCCCACCGGAACTGTCCAGCCGTCATTGGCTGATCGAGCCGGTGGCGACGGTGCTGATCCTGACGCTCTGCCTGATCGGACTGCGCTTCCTGTGGATCTGGGTCGGCGACATCGCCCAGGCGATCGCGGCGCGCATCGGCAAACGCGAGTCCGAGCCGTTCGGATTTCGCGTCCGGCTTGCCGGCTCCGTGGCCGGCGTGCGCGGCGCCATCACGTTGGCGGGCATCCTGTCATTGCCGCTCGCTTTGCAGGACGGCTCTCCCTTTCCGGCACGCGATGTGGTGATCTTCCTTGCCGCCGGCGTCATCATCTGCTCGCTTCTGATCGCCAGCCTTGCCTTGCCCAGGATAGCGCGGGGGCTGGTCGAGCCGGGCAAGGATCCGGCGGCGGCGGAAGAGCGCCGGGCGCGCGTGTGCGCCGCCAATGCGGCGATCGCCATGATCGAGAGCATCGCCAATGAGGCAGGCGAGGGCGAGGCGGTCCAGGCCCGGCTGGCCGTCGCCGACAGCATCGTGGCAGGCTACCGTAGACGCATCGCGGCTTCGGACGAAGCCGACGAGGCCCGCGCCGAGGCTCGCGAGGCCGGCAGGCTGGAACTGGAACTCAGGGCGGCCGGCATCGAAGCCGAGCGTGCAGCGCTGCGCGCCATGTTCCGCAGCCAGGAGATCAACGATCACACGATGCGCGCGCTGTTTTCTGAAATCACCTTGACCGAGGCCTTGTTGAAGCAGCGGCGGGACAGGAAATAG
- a CDS encoding L,D-transpeptidase family protein codes for MRTSRRFFLSGASALAAAVMAGRANAQDVIGDILKSSARGNWDDQFDARASEGGKVASTLPIFSPQTVAFTEQAVAQYQNIVGQGGWTDVPATKKLQLGVDDPDVVPLRKRLMVAGDLSQSAGISTAFDSYVDSAVKRFQLRHGLPADGSMGKYTYAAMNVSAQIRLGQLQTNLQRLKEKAGTLGSRYVLVDIPAAQIEAVENDRVVLRHTAIVGKIDRQTPIVNSKINEIIVNPYWNAPVSIVRKDIIPLMRKDPDYLKNSHIRLFAPDGSEVDPMNVDWSTDDAAKYRFRQDPGSENAMASVKINFPSPDGVYMHDTPQQSLFGKMMRFDSSGCVRVQNVRDLVTWILRDTPGWDRQHFEAAIKTGQNTPIQVTNPVPVHFLYLSAWSTGPGVVQFRDDVYALDGNSELQITSSL; via the coding sequence ATGAGAACCAGCCGCCGCTTTTTCCTTTCCGGAGCCTCCGCGCTCGCCGCCGCCGTGATGGCTGGGCGTGCGAATGCGCAGGATGTGATCGGGGATATCCTGAAATCCTCGGCCCGCGGCAACTGGGACGATCAGTTCGATGCCCGCGCCAGCGAAGGCGGCAAGGTGGCCTCGACGCTGCCCATCTTCAGTCCCCAGACCGTCGCCTTCACCGAGCAGGCGGTCGCGCAGTATCAGAACATTGTCGGGCAGGGCGGTTGGACGGACGTTCCCGCGACCAAGAAGCTGCAACTCGGCGTCGACGATCCGGACGTGGTGCCGCTGCGCAAGCGCCTGATGGTTGCGGGCGACCTGTCGCAGAGCGCCGGCATTTCGACAGCGTTCGATTCCTATGTTGACTCGGCGGTCAAGCGTTTCCAGTTGCGCCACGGCCTGCCGGCTGACGGTTCGATGGGCAAATACACCTACGCCGCGATGAACGTTTCGGCGCAGATCCGGCTCGGCCAGTTGCAGACCAATCTGCAGCGGCTGAAGGAAAAGGCCGGCACGCTGGGCAGCCGTTATGTTCTGGTCGACATTCCGGCGGCGCAGATCGAAGCGGTCGAGAACGACCGCGTCGTGCTTCGCCACACCGCGATCGTCGGCAAGATCGATCGCCAGACGCCGATCGTCAATTCCAAGATCAACGAGATCATCGTCAATCCGTACTGGAACGCCCCGGTCTCGATTGTGCGCAAGGACATTATTCCGTTGATGCGGAAGGATCCCGACTATCTCAAGAACAGCCATATCCGCCTGTTCGCGCCCGATGGCAGCGAAGTCGATCCGATGAATGTGGACTGGTCGACGGACGATGCGGCCAAGTACCGTTTCCGCCAGGATCCCGGTTCCGAAAACGCCATGGCGTCGGTCAAGATCAATTTCCCGAGCCCGGACGGCGTCTACATGCACGACACGCCGCAGCAGAGCCTGTTCGGCAAGATGATGCGCTTCGATTCATCGGGCTGCGTGCGTGTCCAGAACGTGCGCGATCTCGTCACCTGGATCCTGCGCGACACGCCCGGCTGGGATCGCCAGCATTTCGAGGCGGCCATCAAGACCGGCCAGAACACGCCGATCCAGGTCACCAACCCGGTGCCGGTGCATTTCCTCTATCTCTCTGCCTGGTCGACAGGACCCGGCGTCGTCCAGTTCCGCGACGACGTCTATGCGCTCGACGGCAACAGCGAACTGCAGATCACGTCTTCGCTGTAA